DNA sequence from the Actinacidiphila yeochonensis CN732 genome:
GACGGTGTGGGTGCTGGTGGAGCTGCGGGCCCGGTCGCCGCCCGCCTCCACCACCCACGCCTTGACGCCGGCGTGGCCGGTGCTGGTGCGCTGGAGCTCCACGGTGAAGTCCATGCGGATCTCGCCGACCTGGAACCGCACGCTCCGGCCCGCGCCCCGGGCGGCGCCGAGCATCAGCGCCGAGCGGACCGCCTCCACCGCGTCGGCCAGCTCCAGGCCGGTCACGTCCGGTACCCCGGGCGCCCCGGGCGCGCCGGACCCCTCGGGCGGCGCGGACGGCGTGCCGGCCGGGGCGGCGGGCGGGTACGGAGGGGCCGCGGGGGATGCCGGGGCCGGGATGGCGGTGGCTGCCGGTGTCACGGTGCCGGGCGGCCTTCCCCCGGCGTCACCGGGGGTTCCGGGCCCCGCTGGTCCCCTGGAAGCGGCCCCGGGCCTGTCCGGGGTGTTTTCATCCTGCACGCGCATGGGGCGTTCCCTCTTCTCGCCGACCCTTCGGCGCGCTTGCCGCGCGGCCTGGTCTCCCGGCTTTCCCACCGTAGTGCGGTGGCGTGTCCCACGTGAGCCACGCCACATACGAAGCCCGATAGGGCGACTCCGGGGAGGCGCGCCCCACGGACAAGGGGAAGGGGAAGATTCTGCACAAAAGGGATATTCCGC
Encoded proteins:
- a CDS encoding trypco2 family protein; the encoded protein is MTGLELADAVEAVRSALMLGAARGAGRSVRFQVGEIRMDFTVELQRTSTGHAGVKAWVVEAGGDRARSSTSTHTVSLSLRPVDAATDDFLVISAPPGNADSVTYD